From the genome of Brassica oleracea var. oleracea cultivar TO1000 chromosome C4, BOL, whole genome shotgun sequence:
CGTTTGGTGATGGAAACGCGTTTTGGAATGGGAACTCCACACAGTATGGCGGTGAAAGCGGTGGTGGAGACAGTAATGATAGACGATGAAATAAGACAGCTTGAGCTCTGTTTGGATCTAGTGCTGCAACAGAAACAGTTCTGAGTTACTGAACTCTTCTTATACTTTACTCTCTTATATGGTTGACCAGCTACAAAATGTTTCCTTATGTTTCTGTTTTATCAGTTATATTAAACTCAAAACTTAAAAGATAAATTCTATATAATGAAAATGAAAATCAATTTAAGAGAAATATAGAAAATATAAGACAAATTAAGCCCTATTTAAGATTTTTTTATTATTGTCTTTTTGGTTAATTTCGGTTGTAAAAATAAATTACAACCCCTACCTTAAAGAAATATGGTCATCTTGGACCTAGATTGTATAATCCTGCATTTGACATCACCTAAATGTATATATGTGATCAACTTGATAATTTTTTTGTATGTTTATACTTTATAGATGAACCCCATCAATGATAATTCATTTTAATAATCTGGGGAAAGATTAGTCTTATGCACTCTGATAAACCTCTTTGCCATTTAAAACACTCGAGTCCCCTTTTATCTGGTGGATTAAAAATTCCAACCATATATTGTGTTTCGTTTGATTATAAACTCAGCCAAAATTCTATTTGTAATTATCATCTTATAAGACTCTACATACATATCAGAAGTCAAGGGTCAGAACCATATAGATATTAGTTATATCATGTTTTTAAGGATCAAGATTCAACAGCTCTATATTCATTAAAAGAAGTTTGAAACATTCCCTTTGAAAAAATAAAAGAAAATGTAATATTCTATTGTTGTTGCCACCTTTAGTTCATTAGCCACACGTTGCTCTTCTGTCTTTCTCCATGGCTTTTTCACGCCAAGAAAATCATTTCTCCCACGTCTATCTCTGCCCAAATCAGAAGAATAAATAAAGAGAAAGAGAGAGAGAGACACATTGCTTAACAGCAATATTATAATTGGCCAAAAATGGGATGTTAGTTCTATTCTTGATCAAATGCCTCTCTGTCGCTTCTTTTTTACGCTTTCTTTCTTTTCTTAGCTGTTGCTGTTTCTTTCTCTTCTCTCTTCCTTTTTATCTTTTGTGTTTTGTTCCTTGATCACAGCTCGTCTCCCTTTGTCCCTGTAGCCTCTCATTTTGATTCGTCCTCTCTGGTTTATTGCTCGTTGATCCTTTGTTTCTGTTTGCTTTTTTGCGTCATGGATCGTGATTTTCATCGTCGTGGTGGTCAAGTGGTAAACATCTTTCATCATTACATATATCTACATTTTGTTTTCAAATTGTATGATCATGTAAATAGTCTTAACTTTAAGGCCAATCTTGATCAATGCCCATTGTATTCATCTTTTACTATTTACGAAGTTGTTAACAAGTATCTTGGTGGGCAAGTCATGTCCTGTTGTTGCATAATCAAACCTAGGTTGTCTCTTCATCGTTGATGATGATGTTAGAGACAAATGTTGTTGATTTGATGAAAGAGGACCGTTGGAGATTTTTGGAAACTATAAGCATTTTAAGCAAAAATTTAATAATATTTTTAATACAATTTGGGGATCATACAATCTATATGTATATTAACTGTTAAGAAGTTGAGGTAAAAGCCAATGTTTCATTTGACTTTGCCCTTCCTCTATTTTCCTTTAGCATTAATCTAGAGCAGCTCATTGATTAGTGATGTTGATGTAACTTGCAGGCAAAGGATCGTTCACCGAGCAGCCGCTTTGTTCGGTTAGATAAACCGAGATCTGTAGACGATCTTGATATAGGCAAGAAAGGGAAGATGCGTAGGTGGTTGTGCTGTTCTTGTCATGTACAAGAATCTAACCACCCTAGAGTTGAACATAACCGATCCAGAACACCTCCTACTCGCCACTACGACTACGGTATCGATCTTTTCTTTACATTCTCTGAGAGATTTTAATCTGTATTTTAGGTTTGATTACTTTCTTGTTACACAAGCTAAGTACCCTTTGTTGATGTTATTGCTTGTGTAGGACGTAATGATAAGAAACCACCACCTCCTATGAAGCCTGCCGTGTTGAAGGAGCCTCCTCCCATTGATGTACCTACAATGTCACTGGCTGAGCTCAAAGAAAAGACTGAGAACTTTGGATCTAAGGCTTTGATTGGGGAAGGATCCTATGGAAGAGTGTACTATGCAAAGTTTAATGATGGCAAGGCAATGGCTGTGAAAAAGCTTGATAATGCATCTGAACCAGAGACAAACGTTGAGTTCTTGACTCAGGTCTCCAAGGTTTCAAGGCTGAACAATGACAACTTTGTTCAGCTTCTTGGTTATTGCGTTGAAGGCAATGTTCGTGTCCTTGCTTATGAGTTTGCAACAATGGGATCATTGCATGACATCTTACACGGTATGAAAGTCTTGTGATCAGACATCAATGTGTGGAGATTGATATGTTTGATGTTAAACAGGAAGAAAGGGAGTTCAAGGAGCACAACCTGGTCCTACACTTGAGTGGATGCAACGAGTCAGAGTTGCTGTTGATGCAGCTAAGGGATTAGAGTACTTACACGAGAAAGTTCAACCTGCTGTTATACACAGAGATATTCGTTCTAGCAATGTGCTTCTCTTTGAAGACTTCAAAGCCAAGATTGCTGATTACAATCTTTCAAACCAAGCTCCTGATATGGCTGCTCGTCTTCATTCCACTAGAGTTTTGGGGACATTCGGTTATCACGCACCAGAGTAAGATAAGCTCAGAACGTTCTTTATTCTTTAGAAAGTTTAAAAGATTGTGACTCTATATGTTTTTGGGGTTTGCAGATACGCAATGACAGGACAGTTGACACAGAAGAGTGATGTTTACAGTTTTGGAGTTGTGCTTTTGGAGCTTCTAACCGGGAGAAAACCGGTTGATCATACAATGCCTCGTGGTCAACAAAGTCTTGTCACTTGGGTAAGTAACTTACTTAATATGAGCTTTTACTTTCTTGAACTAAACAAGACTCTTCTTGGCTATGTTTTCTTTAGGCTACTCCAAGGTTGAGTGAAGACAAAGTGAAGCAATGTGTTGATCCAAAACTCAAAGGAGAGTACCCTCCTAAAGCAGTTGCAAAGGTATAAAACCTAGAAACTTCATATTCATTTGAACATTACTTGAAGCTAAGATTTGTTTGTGTGATGGTAAACCACAGCTTGCAGCA
Proteins encoded in this window:
- the LOC106340043 gene encoding PTI1-like tyrosine-protein kinase 3, with translation MDRDFHRRGGQVAKDRSPSSRFVRLDKPRSVDDLDIGKKGKMRRWLCCSCHVQESNHPRVEHNRSRTPPTRHYDYGRNDKKPPPPMKPAVLKEPPPIDVPTMSLAELKEKTENFGSKALIGEGSYGRVYYAKFNDGKAMAVKKLDNASEPETNVEFLTQVSKVSRLNNDNFVQLLGYCVEGNVRVLAYEFATMGSLHDILHGRKGVQGAQPGPTLEWMQRVRVAVDAAKGLEYLHEKVQPAVIHRDIRSSNVLLFEDFKAKIADYNLSNQAPDMAARLHSTRVLGTFGYHAPEYAMTGQLTQKSDVYSFGVVLLELLTGRKPVDHTMPRGQQSLVTWATPRLSEDKVKQCVDPKLKGEYPPKAVAKLAAVAALCVQYESEFRPNMSIVVKALQPLLRSSGAAAPPPNPHT